The following proteins are encoded in a genomic region of Sulfurimonas sp. HSL3-7:
- a CDS encoding PIN domain-containing protein: MMANRYNPSNIRNISDKKIFFDANVLIYLFWASTSSSWEEKYARLYSKLNAQDSKFVLDFIVISEFINRAIKIEYKNYLESYTLIEEEWPYKKYRNSEDGQKALEDIYLTVTEDIFREFEVVEKSYSIHDLTLMCTVDTLDFSDKAIVKICDENQFVLLTNDTDFKDIDIDILSCHRDIC, encoded by the coding sequence ATGATGGCGAATAGATATAACCCATCAAATATAAGAAATATTAGTGATAAAAAAATTTTTTTTGATGCGAATGTTTTGATATATCTTTTTTGGGCAAGTACTTCCTCTTCTTGGGAAGAAAAATATGCTAGATTATATTCAAAATTAAATGCTCAAGATAGTAAATTTGTATTAGACTTCATCGTTATATCAGAATTTATAAATAGAGCTATTAAGATTGAATATAAAAATTACCTAGAAAGCTATACCCTTATTGAAGAAGAATGGCCATATAAAAAATATAGAAATAGTGAAGATGGGCAAAAGGCTTTAGAAGATATATATTTAACTGTAACTGAAGATATATTTCGTGAGTTTGAAGTAGTAGAAAAAAGTTATTCAATACATGACTTAACTTTAATGTGTACAGTAGATACTTTAGATTTTTCTGACAAGGCTATTGTGAAGATATGTGATGAAAATCAATTCGTATTATTAACAAATGATACCGATTTTAAAGATATTGATATTGATATCCTAAGTTGTCATCGAGATATTTGTTGA
- a CDS encoding STAS-like domain-containing protein, which translates to MDEMKINVFSIVGQKDCTLPEDGDKVYQTIKKALVENKKTIINFKNVEKLTTAFLNNAIGKLYGEFEEAKLKDSLSVENLSESGKVRLKRVVTNAKNYFSNPDKMKESIKEILGEDDGE; encoded by the coding sequence ATGGATGAAATGAAAATAAATGTTTTCAGCATTGTTGGGCAAAAAGATTGTACCTTGCCTGAAGATGGAGATAAAGTTTATCAAACTATAAAAAAGGCTTTAGTAGAAAATAAAAAAACTATAATTAATTTTAAAAATGTTGAAAAACTAACAACGGCCTTTTTAAATAATGCTATAGGAAAGCTTTATGGAGAATTTGAAGAAGCTAAATTAAAAGATAGTTTATCGGTAGAAAACCTATCTGAAAGTGGTAAGGTTAGGCTCAAAAGGGTTGTAACAAATGCAAAAAACTATTTTAGTAATCCTGACAAAATGAAAGAATCCATTAAAGAAATTTTAGGTGAAGATGATGGCGAATAG
- a CDS encoding ATP-binding protein — protein MSFILSNVHNDLDGYNQLIKLYDKYKDDFFENIEIELTQWFDANLCAVLGGILDKIENGGINDIVFISIKNDIQTILQKNGFLAFYGYDKIYDTYHSTIEYKKLKPSDSRYFNQYLEDDLLKRSGLPKMSDAVHEKISESIQEMFVNAQIHSETEFIYTCGQYFHMQDKINFTIVDTGIGFAKRIEKNLKEVITSKDAIKWAMIDGNTTKQGVSGGLGLALLQEFITQNKGKIQIISGNALYELSNGSETIQELDSFFQGSVISMTFKTDDNKTYRLLSEVEEIDINDIF, from the coding sequence ATGAGTTTCATATTATCAAATGTACATAACGATTTAGATGGGTATAATCAACTGATAAAGCTTTATGATAAATATAAGGATGATTTTTTTGAAAATATTGAAATAGAACTGACTCAATGGTTTGATGCAAATCTCTGTGCTGTTTTAGGTGGCATACTTGATAAAATAGAAAATGGTGGGATCAATGATATAGTATTTATAAGCATTAAGAATGATATTCAAACAATTTTACAAAAAAATGGTTTTCTTGCATTTTACGGATATGATAAAATTTACGATACATATCATAGTACGATTGAGTATAAAAAATTAAAACCGTCTGATAGTAGATATTTTAACCAGTATTTAGAAGATGACTTGCTAAAAAGAAGTGGTTTACCGAAGATGAGTGATGCTGTGCATGAAAAAATCAGTGAGTCTATTCAAGAAATGTTTGTCAATGCTCAAATTCATAGTGAAACAGAGTTTATATACACTTGTGGACAATATTTTCACATGCAGGACAAAATTAATTTTACTATTGTGGATACAGGAATAGGTTTTGCAAAAAGGATTGAGAAAAACTTAAAAGAAGTTATCACTTCTAAGGATGCCATTAAATGGGCTATGATAGACGGGAATACAACTAAACAAGGTGTTTCTGGAGGTTTAGGACTCGCTTTACTTCAAGAGTTTATTACGCAAAATAAGGGTAAAATACAAATTATTAGTGGAAATGCCTTGTATGAACTTAGTAACGGTAGTGAGACAATACAAGAATTAGACAGTTTTTTTCAGGGTTCAGTAATTAGCATGACATTTAAAACAGATGACAATAAAACATATCGTCTTCTAAGTGAAGTTGAAGAGATAGATATAAATGATATATTTTAA
- a CDS encoding DEAD/DEAH box helicase family protein, which translates to MAYSESDTRSKLIDPKIKGSGWNEAHIVREYYFTDGRKLIGGKRGKRYFVDYLLTYKNTNLAIIEAKAENRDPLDGLQQSINYAERLRIDYVYTTNGHKIYEHSLKDGNGRYIEDYPTPDELFERKYGRPTPKVQEVITHPFHIEGTMKPRFYQQIAVQKTIEAIANSADRVLLTLATGTGKTYIAFQIAYRLFQSKWNRDNADRRPKILFLADRNVLKDQSINTFNPLEKDCVEINGKNIKKRGGKVPTAGNIFFAIYQSIAENKNRVIETSEEEQEDDVTAYYKQYPSNFFDLVIIDECHRGSANDESSWRAILDHFGSAVHLGLTATPKRDDNGDTYKYFGDPIYEYSLKDGINDGFLTPYKVKRIQTNIDEYRFDPNDIITGELDKQIVELEKFEKQVVIPKRTELIAKTILENMNPMDKTIIFCVNQQHASDMKIAIDKFKTIKDNNYCVRVTSDEGDIGRDFLEMFQNNDRDIPTILTSSKMLTTGVDAKNVRNVVLTAPIKSMTEFKQIIGRGTRVFEGKDFFTIMDFVGATNLFYDPAWDGEDEPSIGSGKREPKEPKDKPEYPTPEPGDDTVGETQPTYGSNIVTIDIKGKKLKVINIETTYVGVDGIPLKTEDYLELLIGVLGKFYNNEEGLREIWSNPTNRKDLLDKLREMNIDESQLEDLKTIFEAEESDIYDVLAHLSFNLDIKTRSERVFSVEHGDFFEKIHNEKAKEFLEFILNRYKKDGVKELDEDKLGNLVDLSGMGTVREVANNFGGIPQMRDEYFGLQKEIYK; encoded by the coding sequence ATGGCATACTCTGAATCAGACACACGTTCAAAACTTATCGACCCGAAAATCAAAGGTAGCGGGTGGAATGAAGCACATATCGTTAGGGAGTACTATTTCACGGATGGCCGAAAGCTCATCGGCGGTAAGCGTGGTAAGCGATATTTTGTCGATTACCTACTGACCTACAAGAACACCAACCTTGCCATCATCGAAGCAAAAGCCGAAAACAGAGACCCGCTGGACGGCCTGCAACAATCCATCAACTATGCCGAACGTCTTCGCATTGATTATGTCTATACTACCAACGGTCATAAGATCTATGAGCATTCACTGAAAGACGGCAATGGAAGATACATCGAGGACTATCCGACGCCTGATGAGCTCTTTGAGAGAAAGTACGGCAGACCAACGCCAAAAGTACAAGAAGTCATTACCCACCCTTTCCACATTGAAGGAACGATGAAACCTCGTTTCTATCAGCAAATTGCGGTTCAAAAAACCATAGAAGCCATTGCAAACAGTGCGGACAGGGTGCTTCTAACGCTTGCAACGGGGACAGGCAAAACCTACATCGCTTTTCAAATTGCCTACAGACTGTTTCAATCCAAATGGAACAGGGATAATGCCGACAGAAGACCCAAGATACTTTTCTTAGCTGACAGAAACGTACTTAAAGATCAGTCTATCAATACGTTCAACCCTCTTGAAAAAGATTGTGTCGAGATAAACGGAAAGAACATCAAAAAACGGGGTGGAAAAGTTCCTACGGCTGGAAACATCTTTTTTGCGATCTACCAGTCCATTGCAGAGAACAAAAACAGAGTGATAGAGACTTCCGAAGAAGAGCAAGAGGACGATGTGACCGCTTACTACAAGCAGTATCCGTCCAACTTTTTCGACCTTGTCATCATTGACGAATGTCATAGAGGTAGCGCTAACGATGAGAGTAGCTGGCGAGCTATTTTAGATCATTTTGGCAGTGCTGTGCATTTAGGACTTACCGCAACACCGAAAAGAGATGACAACGGCGATACTTACAAATACTTCGGCGATCCAATCTATGAATATTCTCTCAAAGACGGTATTAACGACGGTTTCTTGACACCTTACAAAGTCAAGAGAATCCAGACAAACATAGACGAATATCGGTTTGATCCGAACGACATCATTACAGGTGAGCTGGACAAACAGATAGTAGAGCTGGAGAAATTCGAGAAACAGGTCGTCATTCCGAAACGCACCGAGCTCATCGCGAAAACGATTCTAGAAAACATGAACCCGATGGACAAAACGATAATCTTCTGTGTGAATCAGCAACATGCTTCGGACATGAAAATCGCTATCGACAAGTTTAAAACCATCAAAGATAATAACTACTGTGTACGGGTCACTTCGGACGAGGGAGACATAGGCCGAGACTTTTTGGAGATGTTTCAAAACAACGACAGAGACATTCCTACGATCCTCACAAGCTCCAAAATGCTGACAACGGGCGTTGATGCCAAAAATGTTAGAAACGTTGTTCTGACGGCGCCCATAAAGTCCATGACCGAATTCAAGCAGATCATCGGTCGTGGCACGAGGGTGTTTGAAGGAAAAGACTTCTTTACAATCATGGACTTTGTCGGTGCAACGAACCTCTTTTATGATCCGGCCTGGGATGGAGAAGATGAACCTTCTATTGGGAGTGGAAAAAGAGAACCGAAAGAGCCGAAAGATAAACCCGAGTATCCGACACCCGAACCCGGTGACGACACGGTAGGTGAAACGCAGCCCACTTATGGCAGCAACATAGTCACCATCGACATCAAAGGCAAGAAACTCAAAGTCATCAACATAGAAACAACCTATGTGGGTGTTGACGGCATCCCTCTCAAAACAGAAGATTACCTAGAACTGCTCATCGGCGTACTCGGCAAGTTCTACAACAACGAAGAAGGGCTAAGAGAGATATGGAGCAACCCAACCAACAGGAAGGATTTGCTTGACAAGCTTAGAGAGATGAATATCGACGAATCCCAGCTAGAGGATCTAAAAACCATCTTTGAGGCAGAAGAGAGCGACATCTACGACGTACTGGCACACTTGTCATTTAACCTCGACATAAAAACGAGAAGCGAACGGGTCTTCTCTGTGGAGCATGGCGACTTCTTTGAAAAGATCCATAACGAAAAGGCCAAAGAGTTTTTAGAGTTCATTTTAAACAGGTACAAAAAAGACGGTGTCAAAGAGCTCGACGAAGATAAACTCGGCAATCTTGTTGATCTAAGTGGCATGGGAACAGTGCGAGAAGTAGCTAATAACTTTGGTGGTATACCACAGATGCGGGATGAGTATTTTGGATTACAAAAGGAGATATACAAATGA
- a CDS encoding helix-turn-helix domain-containing protein, translating into MKVDFEVLEQIPKLLEVMLQVKSTLETNSTEKRWLNTKELAEYTGYKLETIKAKIKKNDFVLGTHYYKREGKLLFDKSEVDNWVMGIDSVNNSTYTKIDALFEEVLG; encoded by the coding sequence ATGAAAGTAGATTTCGAAGTACTTGAACAGATTCCCAAACTTTTGGAAGTCATGCTTCAGGTCAAAAGCACCCTTGAAACCAACAGTACTGAAAAACGTTGGCTGAACACAAAAGAGTTGGCGGAGTACACCGGCTATAAACTGGAAACCATTAAAGCCAAGATCAAAAAAAATGACTTTGTACTGGGTACTCATTATTATAAGCGCGAAGGCAAACTGCTCTTTGACAAGAGTGAAGTAGATAACTGGGTAATGGGAATAGATTCTGTCAATAACAGTACCTATACCAAGATCGATGCTTTGTTCGAAGAAGTCTTGGGATAA
- a CDS encoding site-specific integrase codes for MKLYVKKVKNVKGEVKETLWVRFYDHHRKLIRKPLKLSNTKANRKLAETQLIPQLMLKLHSGEFFNKTAPTLNEYMRTSFEMNKSRRRATTQNDYQISYDKHIEPHLGHMKLDKIKASDLELWQNKVLESVSPRRLKNIRAVLSGILNDAYRDELISKNPLTLVKTIKAEKVEIHPFSLSEISEILENSEGQDRNFFALAFFTGMRSGEMIGLKWCDIDFKKMEIHIQRSRKMGVNTPPKTESSNRVIDILDSLYVYLQSQYKLTGDKNSYVFLNEGDEPIYDIKRIRDRAWKKTLKVCELEYRPIYHTRHTFATVMLENGEDILWVSNMLGHTDSTMTLSRYARYVKRKERKRGQFLQQELALKDTELTPSNNYVA; via the coding sequence ATGAAACTGTATGTAAAAAAAGTCAAAAATGTAAAAGGCGAAGTCAAAGAGACTCTTTGGGTCAGGTTTTATGATCACCATAGAAAGCTGATCCGCAAGCCTCTGAAACTTTCCAACACAAAGGCCAATAGAAAATTGGCAGAGACACAACTGATTCCACAATTGATGCTCAAGCTTCACAGTGGAGAGTTCTTTAATAAAACAGCACCAACACTTAACGAGTACATGCGTACCTCTTTCGAGATGAACAAGTCTCGAAGACGTGCCACTACGCAAAACGATTATCAGATATCGTACGATAAACATATCGAACCGCATCTGGGTCATATGAAACTTGATAAGATCAAAGCCTCCGATCTGGAGCTTTGGCAGAACAAGGTTTTGGAAAGTGTCTCGCCAAGGCGTCTGAAGAATATCAGAGCTGTTCTTAGCGGTATACTAAATGATGCTTATCGTGATGAGCTGATTTCCAAAAACCCGCTCACCTTGGTCAAGACGATTAAGGCTGAGAAAGTTGAGATTCATCCTTTTTCCCTCTCGGAGATTTCAGAGATATTGGAGAATTCGGAAGGTCAGGACAGGAACTTCTTTGCTCTGGCCTTTTTCACCGGGATGCGCAGCGGTGAGATGATCGGTTTGAAGTGGTGTGACATCGATTTCAAGAAGATGGAGATCCATATCCAGCGCTCACGAAAAATGGGTGTTAATACGCCTCCTAAGACCGAATCGAGCAACAGGGTGATAGATATACTGGACTCACTCTATGTTTACCTTCAGAGCCAATACAAGCTCACTGGAGATAAAAACTCGTATGTCTTCTTGAATGAAGGTGATGAACCGATATATGACATCAAACGAATTCGAGATCGAGCTTGGAAAAAGACGCTTAAAGTATGTGAATTGGAGTATCGTCCTATCTATCATACACGTCATACCTTTGCAACAGTGATGTTGGAGAATGGTGAGGATATACTCTGGGTGTCAAACATGTTAGGGCATACGGATTCGACAATGACACTGAGTCGTTATGCTCGTTATGTGAAGAGAAAAGAGAGAAAAAGAGGTCAGTTTTTACAGCAAGAACTGGCACTAAAAGACACCGAATTGACACCGAGTAATAATTATGTTGCTTGA
- the pyrF gene encoding orotidine-5'-phosphate decarboxylase, giving the protein MELCVALDLPTMEENLSLVEKIKDYPIWLKVGLRAYIRDGEPFIKALKEINPGCRIFLDLKLYDIPNTMADAAESIMGLGVDMFNVHASAGKRAMQTVMARLEKYEKRPLVLAVTALTSFDEEEFSSVYGEKIAVKADQFAKDSYEAGLDGVVCSAFESASIKSITADNFLTLTPGIRPFGEDAGDQQRVATVELAQDEKVDFIVVGRPIYQAEDPAAVVEKIIQKL; this is encoded by the coding sequence ATGGAACTCTGCGTCGCACTGGACCTTCCGACAATGGAAGAAAACCTCTCTCTTGTAGAAAAGATAAAAGATTATCCTATCTGGTTGAAAGTGGGTCTTCGCGCCTATATCCGTGACGGCGAACCGTTTATTAAAGCACTCAAAGAGATCAACCCGGGGTGCAGGATCTTTCTGGACCTGAAACTCTATGACATCCCCAATACGATGGCGGATGCGGCAGAGTCGATCATGGGACTGGGCGTCGACATGTTCAACGTGCATGCTTCGGCTGGCAAGCGTGCGATGCAGACGGTAATGGCGCGGTTGGAGAAGTACGAGAAGCGGCCGCTGGTCCTTGCGGTAACCGCCTTGACCTCGTTTGACGAAGAAGAGTTCAGCAGTGTCTACGGTGAGAAGATCGCTGTCAAAGCGGATCAGTTTGCCAAAGACAGCTATGAAGCGGGGCTTGACGGCGTGGTCTGTTCGGCTTTTGAAAGTGCATCGATCAAGTCTATTACAGCGGACAACTTTCTGACACTTACGCCGGGTATCCGTCCTTTCGGCGAAGATGCCGGTGATCAGCAGCGTGTGGCAACGGTTGAACTGGCGCAGGATGAGAAGGTCGATTTCATCGTCGTCGGCCGTCCGATCTATCAGGCAGAGGATCCGGCAGCGGTTGTCGAAAAAATCATTCAAAAGCTGTAA
- a CDS encoding ankyrin repeat domain-containing protein has product MASKTELLGKIDVAVVERISLYDTHPENEDLFSLFADIVYQNDTEAFKTLIEAGADVNMQNKYGETLLHISIRRDRREMVAVLVDNGADINRQDAPGWTPLMECVMDDMPELCGYLIEKGADVTIANQRGATAAMLVQKFGRNNMSHYFKQ; this is encoded by the coding sequence ATGGCTTCCAAAACCGAACTGCTTGGTAAGATTGACGTCGCTGTCGTTGAGCGTATCTCTCTCTATGATACCCATCCCGAAAATGAAGATCTTTTTTCACTCTTTGCCGATATCGTCTACCAAAATGACACAGAAGCCTTTAAAACACTGATCGAAGCCGGCGCCGATGTCAATATGCAAAACAAATACGGCGAAACGCTGCTGCACATCAGTATTCGCAGAGACCGTCGGGAGATGGTTGCGGTTTTGGTTGACAATGGTGCCGACATCAACCGCCAGGATGCACCCGGCTGGACGCCATTGATGGAGTGTGTCATGGATGATATGCCGGAGCTCTGTGGCTACCTCATCGAAAAAGGAGCGGATGTGACCATCGCGAACCAACGCGGTGCGACCGCAGCGATGCTGGTCCAGAAATTCGGCCGCAACAACATGTCGCACTACTTCAAGCAATAA
- a CDS encoding trehalose-6-phosphate synthase — MYEDKEGRLIVVSNRLPIVVKKSGANRYELTPSSGGLVTAMTPVLKRDGGVWVGWAGNYEEEGVVLETLLRQEEQNLAYSYEPVDINLKEYELYYKGFCNEILWPLFHNLSVYCNFSADYFKAFKRVNRKFAQTVAEALIDNDFIWIHDYHLINTGEELRKNGIQNRIAFFLHIPFPPAETFNRIPWRLQIVKALLAYDLIGFQTETDKKNFLEVVTTCIDESEINAKMPDPATIVGKKRENKVAVFPISIDYNEFSDAAGSKPVVQRYREIKEGYHGQKIILGVDRLDYSKGIPQRLKAYRTLLKRNPQLHTKVKLIQVLVPSREDIIEYGNLKREIEQLVGEINGRFSQPGWIPIQNCYYTLSREELLAYYRASDIALVTPLKDGMNLVAKEYCVTNIDREGVLILSRFAGVRQQFKDDALLVNPFDEESVVDALKKALFMDSEEKHKRMEKMQENVRKYDIYWWVDAFLQAGKRQERGRKKMLSADHFSTVVKAMKNASAVTGRD; from the coding sequence ATGTATGAAGACAAAGAGGGAAGATTGATCGTTGTCTCAAACCGGCTGCCCATCGTGGTCAAAAAGAGTGGTGCGAACCGATATGAACTGACACCGTCATCAGGAGGACTGGTAACTGCGATGACCCCGGTTTTAAAAAGGGACGGGGGAGTATGGGTCGGCTGGGCCGGCAATTACGAGGAGGAGGGGGTAGTGCTTGAAACGCTTCTTCGACAGGAAGAGCAGAATCTGGCGTACAGCTATGAACCGGTAGATATCAACCTTAAAGAGTATGAACTTTATTATAAGGGGTTCTGCAATGAAATACTCTGGCCGCTCTTCCATAACCTCTCTGTCTATTGCAATTTCTCGGCGGACTACTTCAAGGCGTTTAAAAGAGTCAACCGGAAGTTTGCGCAGACGGTGGCGGAGGCGCTCATCGACAATGACTTTATCTGGATTCATGATTATCATCTTATCAATACAGGCGAAGAGTTGAGGAAAAACGGTATACAAAACAGGATAGCATTTTTCCTTCATATCCCCTTTCCCCCGGCTGAGACCTTCAACCGTATACCATGGCGTCTGCAGATCGTAAAAGCCCTGTTGGCTTATGACCTGATAGGGTTTCAAACGGAGACAGATAAGAAGAACTTTTTGGAGGTCGTCACCACCTGCATAGACGAAAGTGAAATTAACGCTAAAATGCCTGATCCAGCGACGATTGTAGGTAAAAAAAGAGAAAACAAAGTGGCTGTTTTTCCTATCAGCATCGATTATAATGAGTTTTCCGATGCGGCGGGGAGCAAGCCTGTGGTTCAAAGGTACAGGGAGATCAAGGAGGGGTATCACGGGCAAAAGATCATACTCGGCGTCGATCGGCTCGACTACAGTAAAGGTATCCCGCAGAGGCTGAAAGCCTATAGGACCTTGCTGAAAAGGAACCCGCAGCTGCATACCAAGGTCAAATTGATACAGGTACTCGTGCCCAGCCGGGAAGATATCATCGAGTATGGGAATCTTAAAAGAGAGATAGAACAGCTGGTAGGCGAGATCAACGGTAGATTCAGCCAGCCGGGTTGGATCCCTATACAAAACTGCTATTACACATTGAGCAGGGAGGAACTACTCGCTTATTACAGGGCATCGGATATAGCGCTGGTCACCCCGTTAAAAGACGGGATGAACCTGGTTGCAAAAGAGTATTGTGTTACTAATATCGACAGAGAGGGGGTATTGATCCTCAGCCGGTTCGCAGGGGTAAGACAGCAGTTCAAAGACGATGCTCTGTTAGTAAACCCTTTTGATGAAGAGTCTGTTGTAGACGCTCTCAAAAAGGCTCTTTTTATGGACAGTGAAGAGAAGCATAAACGAATGGAAAAGATGCAGGAGAATGTCCGAAAGTATGATATCTACTGGTGGGTCGATGCCTTTTTACAGGCCGGTAAGAGGCAGGAAAGAGGGCGCAAGAAGATGCTTTCGGCTGATCACTTTTCTACAGTAGTAAAGGCTATGAAAAACGCCTCAGCAGTTACCGGCCGAGACTGA